In Nitrosococcus watsonii C-113, the DNA window GTGGAGAAACTGGCTTTGCTCATCGCTTCCCAACGCCAAAACATAGCCGCTTACGCCGGTCCTCAGTGGCCGTCGCTGTTGGCCTATTTGAAAGGAGAAGGAGGACTGCCGGGAGATGAAGCACATCACCGGACTGATGGGCCGAGAGGCGTTAGTCAGTTCCATCGTCAAGGAACTGCGCAAGGGCAAGCACGTGCTCCTGAGCGGACCGGTGGGGGTTGGCAAGTCGGCGGTGCTGGAGGCCGCACTGGGGAAGCTTCAGGGGCGGGAGGCAACGCCTTCCCCTGAGAGGCAATCCTCCCGCCCTTGCCGTGCCCTGACCGTCGTCCATCTGCATGACCACCAGGCCAAGGGGCAGTTCGTAGAGATGGCCCGCCAACTCTTGGCCGCGGGGATCATCAAACCCAGCGCTTTGGAATTGGCTAGGCGCTACGATGAACTGCCGCCTGCGGAAATCGAATGGGCAAAGGTCAAGCGCACGGTGAACCGGCTTAGCATCCGGGACTTGACCGGCGCCATCATCCCGGCCCTCTCCGCTCATGGGGGCCGGGTCCTCATAGCGGTGGATGATATGACCCGGCTCACCCCGACCCAGCAGGCATTTTGGTTGGCGCTCTTTGACCAGGCCCAAGTCATCACCTGCGCCAGCGAGAAAAAGCAGGGCCTGCGAAAATTGTGGTGGAAGATGAAGGAAATGGAAGTCTCGCCCCTGACCCCGGAAGCCTCGGCGGAAATCGTACAAACGTATATCACCCAGCAAGGGGTACTGATTGAGTCCCCGGAACTGTACGTCTCCCATGTGGTGAAACAAGGCGGCGGTAACCCCCAGGCGATTTACGACATGGTCAACGACAGCGCCAAGGAGCGGGTAGTGGACAAGCGCAAAATCCGGGAGATGCGCCATCAGGCGGGGATACGTTATCTGGATTTTACCCCAGTGATGATGGTGGCCAGTGCTTTGATTATCGGCTCCCGCTATTTGGCCATTGGCCTGGGGGATACGGAGCTCTATATCTTGGCGGGCATGGCGGCTGCCTTGTTTTTGAGTCTGCGGTTTTTCTTGTTCAAGGGGGCCGGGAAGGCGAACTAAGGAAGCGCTTGCGTTATCCTATTATGGATATAGTATATAGGATATCCAAAAGGAGAAATTTCAATGCAAAAAGTGCTCTTTTCCTTGCCCCCTGACTTGGTGGCGCGCATGCGGGCCAGCATCCCGCCGAAACAACGCAGCCAGGTGATCGCCCGCCTCCTGGCGCAGGAGCTTGAGAAGCGGGAGCAGGCCCTTTATCAATGCGCCCTGGAAGTGGAGGCAGACGATGCCCTGGGGGAAGAAATGAAAGACTGGGACATCACCGTGGGCGATGGCCTCAACCATGACTCGGGGTGAGGTGTATTGGGTGAATCTTAATCCCACCCAAGGGTCGGAAATCCGCAAGCGCCGCCCCTGCGTCTTGGTGGGGGCCACGCCCATCAATCAGGCCCGGCGCACGGTAGTGGTCGTGCCCCTGTCCACCTCCGCCAAGCCCAGGCCGCCCCTGACCGTGCCTATCCAGGGCCTCGCTCAGCCCGTGGTGGCGGTCTGCGATCAGATCCGTGCGGTGGATAAGTCCCGCTTGCTGGAGGCAGCCGGCCGTTTATCCAAAAAAGACTTGGACGCTCTGGCGGAAGGGCTGAGGCAGGTGTTGGTCCTTTAGGGCATGATTGCCGGTACCCATATCGCCTTTGCCTCCGTCCTTTACCTGGGCGGGGCGGCCCTGTTTGAATACGACACGGATCTCCTGGGTTGGGCCTTGGCGGCGGGGGCTTCCCTCCTGCCGGATGTGGATTTGCCCACTTCCAAGCTGGGGCGGGTACTGTTTTGGCTCTCCACCCGGCTGGAGAAGCATTTTGGCCACCGCACGATCACCCATTCCTTCCTTGCCCTGATGGTCCTGGCGGTGCTCATTTCTCCCCTCCTGTGGCTCAAGCCGGTTTATTTTGGGTGCATCCTGGGCGGTTACTGGTCCCACCTGTGGATCGACATGCTCAATCTCCGGGGCGCTGATTTGCTCTGGCCTTCCCCGGTACGGGTAGTGATGCCGGGAAATCGAGATTACCGGATGGCGGTGGGCAGCAAGGCGGAGATGGTGCTCATGACCGTCTTGCTGGCCGCTTGTTTGGCGCTGTATCCCGTGAGTGGCCTGGGGTTTCGCACCGGGTTGCAGCACTTGCTGGGCAACTTCGAGTTGGCCCGGGATGCTTTTATCAAGGAGGCGGGCACCCACTGGTTTACCCTGGAGCTGGAGGCCATTGATAATCTGACCTTGGAACAGATTACCTGCCAGTGCCCGGTGCTCGGGGTGTGGCAGCAGGGATTGATTGTGCTCCATCAGGGCCAACCGAGAGCGGTGGGCAAGTCCCAGCTCCATCACAATCTCTATCCCACCCGGGCCAAGCTCCTAGCGGGGGAACCCTTGCGGGTGGTGTCCCATAAAGTGGAGATGCAGGGCCGGTCTTTGGGCTGGCTTTTGAAGCGTTTGGACCGGCGGCACACGTATTATTTGTCCGGGGAAATGCAGGTGGGGAGCCGACTGGCGCCGGTGGCGGATATTGATTTGTACCATCCGGTGGCTTTCAATGGGAAAGTATTGCGGCTGCACTATGCCCGAGGGCAAGAGCTGGCGCCTTATCTGAATAGGGTCGCTATCCAGGGCGAGGTGTATGTACAGTTTTGGCTCAGGCCGGGCGATCCTCCGGTGGAGTTAAGGATGGTTGACGAGGCGCCGACAGAACTCATACCGGAGGTGTTGAAAGAATATTTGTGAGGCTTGGGTAATTGCCGTCTTTTTTAAGACACTTAAGAGCTACGCAGCTTTAATGATAATTAACAATGATGGTGTTCTAAATGAGAATGCAATGGAATAAGTTATTAAATAACAAACGCTTACGTAGACCTAATGAAAAACCATCCTCAAGGCCGCTAAAATTAAACCCTTTTCAACTTGATCAAGAGCGGATAATTTTCTCTCAACCTTTCCGTCGATTGAAAGATAAAACCCAAGTCCATCCGTTTTCCGATAACGATCATGTTCGAACCCGACTGACGCATAGCCTAGAAGTTGCAACCGTTGGTCAATCTCTAGGGACGCTTGTAGGCTCTGAAATAATCGAGCGCTATGAACTGAAAAATTTTAAGAGTGAGGATTTTGGAAATATTATCAAAGCGGCTTGTTTAGCTCATGACATCGGCAACCCTCCCTTTGGCCATATTGGGGAAGAGGCTGTTCGCGAATGGTTTAATGAAAAAGAGAATAACGAAAAATTATTCGAAGAAATGACAAAAGCCAAAAGATCTGATTTCCAGAGATTTGATGGAAATGCTCAAGGGTTTCGCATCATTACACAAACTGAAAACTATAAAGGAAATGGCGGCTTGCAGCTTACTTTCGCGACTCTTGCTACGTTGATGAAATATCCTTGGCCAAGTACTCATAATAAGGCTAATAAGAATAAATTTGGATTTTTTCAGTCGGAGCAGAACTATATAGAAGAAATTGCAGAACAGGTAGGTCTTTTACCAACCAGAGATGGAGCATGGTATCGTCACCCTTTAGCTTACTTAGTAGAAGCAGCAGATGATATCTGTTATGCAATTATAGACCTAGAAGATGGTATTGATATGGGAGCACTCAGCTTCAGATATTATGAAGAATTTATCAAAGGCTATTTAAAACAAGATAAAGAGTATGAGGGTTGGGAGAGCGAATATAAAAATCTAGAAACTACTAAACAAAAAATTAGCTATTTAAGAAATAAAGCGATTACAAAACTTATTGAAGAAGCTTCAGAGTCATGGCTCAAACATGAGGTCGATATTTCGCATGGAAATTTTGAGTACCCTCTATTAGACAAAGTGGAAGGGAATGGCTTTGTGCAGGACGCTAAAAAAATTGCAAAGGAAGAAATTTTCATAAATCATAAAAAAATTTATATAGAAATTGCTTCATATAAAATTTTATATGGGCTATTGGATGCCTTTTCGGAGGCAGCTCTACAAGGGAAGGGAGATGACTTTGAATCTGGTAAAAATAAACGATTATTTACACTTATGGGGGAAGATGCACCGAAGAGTGAATGTTCACGATATGAAACTCTAATGAAAGTTATAGACTTCATTTCAGGAATGACTGATCGGTTTGCCCTCGGTATGTATAGGCAGTTAGATGGTATTTCACTAGGCGGTATGACTCCTGCTCCCCTTGAGATTAAGTAGTTAGTGAGAGACATCTTGATCGCTCCCATTTAAGATGATCCCAAGTTTCATAGCAAGAGGCATTAAAAACGCCGATCCTCAGAATGCGAATGAAAAAAAGTGTACCCATCCTTGCAGTATAGAATCTAGGGTCTTAAGTCGAGGTATTGGAGCCTTTGCCAAAACCCTAAGAAGGGGAGGCGTGGGTAGACCGGAGAGATGGCCACGAAGATGTCTGCAAGGCCCTCAACCAGCGCTATGGAAGGAAGGCAAAGGCGGTGAAAATGTGCAAAGTTAGCGGCTCGCGCGGATCTCGAAGCGGACCCCCTCGCGCTGTTGGAGGTAGCCGAGTACCTGGAACAGGTTACGGGCATTCGGATTGCCCTTGGGTCCGAACATGCGCATGAGGCTCTTGGACGGAATCTGGGTTTCCGCCGAAAGGGTCTCAAAGCCGACCGTGGCGTTGATGTAGTCGCGCAGCACGGCTTTACCGGTGGTCATGTCGCCGGACAGTAGGGCTTCTACGCCCTCTTTAAGCAGGGCCTCGCGGAAGGCGGGATCACGGGCCACGCGGGCCTGAATCGTTTCTTTGAAATCACGGGTCAGCACCATCGCTCAATCTTCCTCCTGCTGGCGTTGTTGATACGCTGCCCATAGGGTCTGTGCGGCCTCGATGTCTTTCTGCTGGCGTTGCTTGGTGCCACCGCCCAGCAGGATAATGAGCCAATCACCGTCCTTGCCAAAATAGACCCGGTATCCGGGGCCGAAATCGATTCGGTACTCAAAGACCCCGGCGCCGACCCCCTTGATATTAGAGACATTGCCTTGCGCCATCCGGATCAGGGCCGTCGCCACCTTGGCCGCTGCCTGGGCATTGAGCTTGTCGAACCATTTGGCGTAGGGGCTACGGCCCTTGGCGTCGATATATTCCCTGATCAGGGTAGATGCCACATACATTCCAAAAGGATCGCCAAGGTATTACACGCATAATCCAGTCTAGCAATTTCAATAGGTTATAAGTCTTCTTGTGTTTTTCACCGTCTCTGACATGGATTATGCGTGGATGTGATCATATACGCCTAATTGAGGGCTACGTAATTGTATTATATACATAATTTATGGGGCCCAGCGGCTCTGAAATTATGCGTATAATACTTTAGCGATATTTTCTGTAGCCAAGAGGCATGTACCCCGTTCTCCGGAATTATTCGGCCCTGTAAAACGCGAGCCTCATTGCACTGCTTAGAGCATGCTATCCTTCGGATTTAAAATACTTTTCACTTGAAATCGTCTCAATAAAAGTGACCGCGCCTTCAGGAGAATACTTCAGATTCACACCATCGCGCCCGTTATATCTAAATCAAAGCCACACCAATATAGGGGCGGCGCTGTGGTCTACTTGGACCCGGGGACCTCTTTGCCCGCGAGCCTTTTGCCGCACGCTTTCAGTCCGACAATGGTCAGTACCGTTGGACCGCCGCCACCATGCACGTCATCCGTGGGAAAGGCCAGGCTGAGCGCCGTCGAGAGGCCTGGTAGCTGAAGATTATGTGCGCTGGCTGGAAGAACGAGTATGTCGGGGCTAACGTGCCGTCTGAATGCAAAAAGTCCAGATTCTGAGCAGGGGGAAAACCGAAAAATGAAAAAAAGCAGCAGAGCTGTCGTTAGCACTACTCCACGGGAAGCTAATCTAAAGAGAAAACTGCGAGCGCATTTGCAATCCCTCGGATTCACCAAATCAGAAGATGGTGCCTTGCAAGTTCCGGGAAATGACAAAGGCATAATCCGCACGTTACACCGTGCACAAAGAGAAGAACGACTCCGGGCAAACCACGAATTTATTTCCCTCAAGGGCGAAAAACTGATGCGGTTCTTTGCATTAGGCAAAGAAGTTAATCCGGAAAGAATATCGCCTATCCTTGAACGCGTATCGGCCGGAACGCTGCATGGCGACCTGTTCCGGCTCGCATCACTCACGTGGTCCGTCCCCGTCTCCAACGGCTTCGGCAGACGCCTACGTTACCTTGTCTGGGACGAAAACAACAGAAAACTGATGGGTCTTATCGCCATCGGCGACCCGGTCTTCAATCTTTCCGTGCGGGACAAGCTCATCGGCTGGAATACGCACGACAGGAGCGCCCGCCTCGTCAATCTAATGGATGCCTACGTACTCGGCGCACTTCCCCCCTATAATGCCCTGCTCGGCGGGAAGCTGATAGCATGCCTACTGCGCAGCCGCGACCTTTATGACGACTTCGCAAATGCTTATGGCAGCACGACCGGAATAATCTCCCAGGAAGAGAAAAAAGCGCGCTTGCTGGCAATCACTACTTCATCGTCCATGGGGCGGTCTTCGGTCTACAATCGCCTGAAACTCGCCGGAATTCAGTACCTCAAGTCTATAGGCTACACCGGCGGATGGGGGCACTTCCATATTCCCGACCGGCTCTTCGCGGAACTGCGTGACTATCTGCGCAACATTGACCACACCTACGCAGACCAGCACCGGTTCGGACAGGGGCCGAACTGGCGGTTGCGGACAACGCGGGTGGCGCTTTCGGCACTTGGCTTTAAAGAAGACATGCTGCGGCACGGGATTCAGCGCGAGGTATTCTTTTGTCAACTCGCGGCCAACGCCGCCAAAATCCTGCAGACGGGGAAAGGCCAGCCTGACCTGAGGTCACTCCTATCCGCAAAGGAAATCGCCGAACTGGCATTGGACAGGTGGATGATTCCACGTTCGAAACGCAGACCCGGGTACCGGGACTGGGTGTCAAGTGACCTCGTGGGCTTGTTTGGCAATCAGGCCCGAATGCTACGCACCCAGATCAAGAAAGCGGAGATGGCCAAGAGAGGTATCGCGGGAGCATAGCCAGCTATGGGCGTGTCCTTAGACAAATGGCAGGATCACATGGAGCGGCACTTCTCGGCCCTCGCCGAACGGCGTGCCGTGTCGGGCCTGCCTATCTTTGCCCTTGAGCATGGTCTATCAGAAGCCGAATTTGACAAGATTTCAGGACAACTGCAATCGCGCCTGAACGCCGGCTTGAGGCTTGCCCCGCACTGGTTGCTCTGGACAATCTATGCGGCCGAAAGGGGATACACCTATGAGGGCGGTGAGTACTGGCAATCGTTCGAAGAGGCAACGCCGGGGTGGGATTCCAGCGATAGGTATCGTGTCTCGGCATGGTTCTCGAAATTTCAGAAAGCATATAACGGCGTTATACCCTCAGGGCCGTGGGCGGCGCATTTCAGTATCATTGCTTGGCCGATCACACATGCTGTCCTACCTCGCTATCTGCAGCAACAATTTGCACGAACGCTCTATGACCTGAGGTACATGCTGGCCCGTCTGACTTCTATCGAGCCCGCAGAAATCGGTCGTTTGACTGCCGCCAATGTCTACTATGCCTCCACGCGTTTCGAGCAGTTCCTGCAACAGGAGGAACTGGTTGGGCGCATTGTCCTCGCTCTTCTTCACCAGGATCCGCGGGAAGGCGAAGAACCGCTTTTACCCGCAACCCTTGACCGCATTGTCGCCGATCTGGAGAAGGTCCGCTATGCGCGCGACTGGCTAAGAGAGACCAGCCGCGTCGTTACGGACCGATTCAAAGGAATAGGCCGAGGTAGCGGCCCCCGTCCGGTTGCCAGCGGCGCTGAATCCGCCGAAAGGAGGCTGAGGGAGGCCCGGCCAGATATCCGGCCGGACTTGCGCCTGCGTTACGCCGGCGACGGCCGGTGGACCCTGATCATTGATGTTCCGAGCTTCAAAGGGATCGCCGCGCTGAACCCAGAGGTGCGTCAGTTCCTCAAGCAAACGCGCTGCACACTGAACGGTGATCCCGGCAAAAAGCCCGCTGGCTGGGTTTTGTCCGGCAATCGCCGCGCCGTATTGAAGGAATGGCCCAACCCGACGAAGCCGCTCGTCAAGTTCGAGAAGGCCAATGGTACGGTCGATCATCTTCTCGAAAGCGAGTGCCGAATGAGTGATGGGCCGATCTGGCTCTTTCGCATCGGCCGCGACGGGATCGCCCGTGAGATCGCTGGTCGCATCGTCCGGCCGGGATACGAATACATTCTCGTCTCACGCGAGGCTTTCGAGGGTGTGCTTGACGGGATGGCTCCGTGCACAATCGATTGCAAGGATATCCAGGCGATCCGCATCTCGGTGCCTGACAACGTTTCAGCAGACTACATTCACTGGTTGCAGCACCGAAACCTTGAGCTTGCGCGAACCATCCGCGTCTGGCCTGCCGGACTACCCGGGCGCCATTGGGACGGCGAGGGTCGCAGTGAATGGCTGACTACTGAAAAACCCTGCTTCAGGATCGTTCCGGACCATCCTGTCGACTCCTACCTTATCGCTCTTGATGGCGATACCGCTACGGCCATTCAGGCGCCTGCGTCCGGACAACCAACTTTTGTCCAACTGCCGCAACTTGCGCCCGGCAAACATATCCTGACAGTGCGGGCGCGCCGCAGCGCCGCACTTGAAGATTTGGGGGCACCCCCGGCGCATGAGGGCTACCTTGAGTTACGCGTGCGCGAGCCAGAGCCATGGATACCAAGTACGACTTCATATACTGGCCTTGTGGTTACCAGTACTCCCCATGATGCTACATTAGATGTTTTTTGGGAGAATGAACTTGACCTAACCGTGTTTGGTCCCGAAGGCCGACAGATTACACCAATCGTAAGTTTAGAGAATGCCAAGGGAGAAGAGGTTTATAACGCTCACGTTTGTCCGGTGATGGACCTACCGATTTTGCCAAGTGTATGGCGAAAGCGGTTTCACGATTTTCTGAAGAGAGAAGAATCAGAGTGGCGCTACCTGGAGGCATCTTCCGGTACTCTCAGAATCGAAGGGCAAGAACTTGGTCTGTATACTCTACGCTTTAACCATGAAGTATTACCTGTTCGCTGGGTTCTTCGTCATAACGGTGAGCGCGTAACCATCCGACTAATCGATGACAGTGGGCAAGAAGGAGAACAGCCGGAATGTCATTTTTTCAGTATGGAAACACCTACAAAGACGGAGTTTCTAAAAATTGAAAATGCACTTACAGGGTTTGAAATCAAACCGCCAGGTGGGCTCTATCTTGTACGAAAAGGAAAGTTCGTAAACTCCATTATTGTGAGCGATGGCCTAAGCGAAGAAGGGCTAAAGGGGCTAGGCGTTAAGCCCACTTATGACCAAATTTCCCGTAACCCAGACTCTATCGTCCATCTTCTGAAAATTCTACATTCTTGGAAGATGGCTCGTCTCGCCGGACCCTTGGCAAATGCTAGGCGTCAACAAGTACATGACGGGATGCTTGTTCATATCTATGGTGCACTGGCGGGACGGGATTGGGGGTTTGCAGAATCAAAGGCAAAGGTTAAGGGTAACTATAATTTGCAGCAGGTGATGACTCGCTTGGAGGCATTGCTTGATCGACGGAGTGGATTTCGGGTCGTTATACAACGTGATGTCGCTACTATTCAAGGTGGGCGCAATGCTATTGCTGATTGGTATGCAGACCTCGCCTCACGTTTTGGTATCTGTTCGAACAAGACCCTCTGCGAATTGGCTATCGAACTAGCTAGCCGTCCTCACGACGTACCTAATCTTTATGAGGATAGGTTGCCCAGGCTTCTCAATCAGTTGATTGAGAAGCCTTTGATTGTGCGTGGTGCCCGTTTTGCTGCGTTGAATTATACGTGTAATGATGCGGGATCCTCTGAATTGCTACCGGAGTGGGATTGATGATTACCGAGCTTACTCCGCAAGACGTGGTTACTTACTGCCGGAATGTTGTTGGCGCGAACGTTGAGAGGGGCGGGATTGACGATATATTATTGGTTGGATTATTACGGCGAAGCGCGGGAATAATCTGCCCTTGTTCACGTGTTGCTCTTCGAGCGTCTGTAACAGAAAGCCTATCCTATTTACATTCTGATGACGATGATCTATCTGGTCGCCTCGATAATCTAATCGAGGTTCTGATTGTAACCGGCGATTTATTGGAATTGTCTGATGTTGTGGTGGATGATCCAGATGTCAAGGAAACATGGGTTTTTGCTGCACCGCCTTCATTTGTGGTTCGTCAAAATGGAATCGCATTCTTAGCAGGTATTGTCCCAGACCAGGATAGCTTCCTATCTTCTGATCTAGATAGCCGAATCGTGTATTCGAGTAGTGCGCGTTTCATTGAGCCTAAACCCGGTGAAAACCTAGAAGAAGAATTGAAAGCTGAGGGAATTCACCAAATAGAAGAAGCGACCTGGCTTAGGTCTCCGAGAAGCCAACCCCCAAAGCATTTGATTGATCGGTATAAACAACAATTGGCTTTAGAGTCGATTTGTGGGCCAGTCAATGGACTTAAAATTCTCGATTCATCTATCAAATCTACATATTACAAAGGCCGCTGGGTTGAACTCCTAAATCAAACAGGTGCATTTATAGCCAGAAGACCTCAAGAATTTGGTGCTCCTTTATGGTGCTTTGTTGAAGTTGCTGGGGGGCAACTGCAACGAGTGATAGACCTCCCTCCTCAAAACTATCGTTGGCGGGGGTGCGATGCTGCATGGCACTTACAGATGGCAATAGACAGTTACCAAAGGATGCCACAACGATATAGGTTGAGCCGCATTGAAGAATCGGTTCGTTTTGACTTTTTTTCACCACTACCACTGTGGGCGCAACGAAGGCTAATGGTGGTTGGTCGAGAGGTTCCTCGGGAAGGCAGTCTCCTCTCATACGAGATTCCTGCGTCAGAAGCTGATGAAGAGGAGGGGTTTTTACAACAAAACCTGTGGCTGGAGCCCGTTGAAAAAGAAAATCGTTAGAGGACCAGATAGTGCAAACAATTAAAGAAACTATAGAGAATTTACACGGATCTCTGCGCGACTACATCGAAGCGACCTACCATATCAGCGCACCATCTTTAATTTCGCAGCGGAAAGTCCTTCTCGATACTGATGGTGTAATACATCGTACTCCTTATCTTGAATCAACGCCGAAGTACCAAACGGGCAACGCATTCGCATCTATTGATGGTTTGCCGTCAGCTGCTCAGAAACTTTTCTTGCGATTAAGTGCTCCCGAAGGCGATCTTCCACGACTGATCTATGACCCGCCTTATAAGCATCAAGCCGAGTCCTTGCAATATAGTCTTATTGATAGGAAAAACCTAGTTATCATGACTGGAACAGGCTCGGGAAAGACCGAATCCTTCCTGCTGCCGATTCTTGGCAAGTTCGCGATGGAGGCGAAGACCCGTCCGGCAGTCTTCACGGAACAGCCTGCCATGCGCGCGCTCGTCATGTATCCCATGAACGCGCTCGTGAACGACCAACTCGGCCGCCTGCGGGCGTTGCTCGGCGATCCGCGGCTTGTCCAGATGTTCAAAGAATGGTGCGGCCGCCCACCGCGATTTGCACGCTACACAAGCAGAACGCCCTATGCCGGGGTTCGCACGAGCAAGAAGGATTCTGCTCGGTTGCAGTCCTTTGACAGCTTCTATGTCGATGTTCTCCGCCGTGTGGAAAGCGACGACCCGGAAGAGAAAGAACAGGCTGTAAAACTCTTGGATGCGCTCAAAGAGCGCGGAAAATGGCCCGCCAAACCTGACCTTAAGGCGTGGTTCGGAGAAAAAGGCAGCGCTTGGCAGGACCGGAAGACCGGCGAGTTTGTCAGGGCAGTGACCCTGCCGGATGACTCCGAATTGTTGACACGTCATGAAGTCCAACTCGCGCCGCCGGACTTGCTTGTCACCAACTATTCCATGCTCGAATACATGCTCATGCGCCCGATTGAGCGGCCCATCTTCGACAGGACGCGGGAGTGGCTGGCGAAGAACCCCGACGAGAGCTTTCTTGTCGTGCTTGATGAAGCGCACTTGTATCGCGGCGCAGCCGGTGCGGAAATCGGCCTCCTGCTTAGGAGACTGCGCGACAGGCTCGGAGTTCCCGAAGAACGGTTTAGGGTAATCTGCGCCACAGCAAGTTTCAAAGATGCTGCGTACGCCCCGGAATTTGGCGCGCAACTCTCCGGTATCACACCCGATACATTCGTACCCATCGAAGGCACTCTCGACCTGAAAGAGGAGGTAGGGGTCGGGACGAATCGCGATGCCGAGGTGCTGTCCGGCATCGATCTGCGCACATTTTACGAGGTAAACACTGACAAAGCTCGTATGGCGACGATAAAGTCCTTGCTTGATTATAGGGGCGTCACTGGTGCCGAGACCACCGAGAGCGCGCTTTTCGATGCCCTTGGCTCGCTCGGCCCAATGGGCGCGCTCATCAATGCGACAATGAAGGAAGCCCGGCCGATCGCCGAACTCGGCAGCTTCCTGTTCGCAGACGACGTGCCGGCACACATGGTGGATAAAGCCGTCACCGTACTGATGACACTAGGCAGTGTTGCAAGGCCAGAACCGAAATTGCCGGGGCTTTTGCCCTGTCGTGTTCATAACTTCTTCCGCGGTCTTCCGGGACTCTGGGTTTGCATGGACCCGGAATGCAGCGAACTCGCCGAGGACCAGCGCAGCAGCATCTGCGGAAAAATGTATTCGCAGCCGATGGACGAATGTAGCTGTGGCGCTCGGGTACTGGAACTGTTTACCTGCCGAAATTGCGGCACGGCCTATGCCCGTGCCTATACAGATGACGTCGATACGCCGCGCGCTCTTTGGCCAGAGCCCGGCGAGCAGTTGCGGATGGCAAGCGGCGAGACCAATCCGCTCTTAGCGCTCGACCTCTTGCTTGAGCAACCGGCACACGATGATGCGGCAGAACCTGCGGACTACGATCTGGAAACAGGCCAACTAAACCCGGCCACGACCGGCCCTCGTACGCGAACGGTCTATATCAGGCAGGAGCGTCTTGCCAACGCTGCCGACGATAAAAACGATAACGATCCCAGCTTCGAGTCACGCGGCCAATTCAAGCCGTGCGCGGTGTGCGGTAAGATGGCGCGTTCCGGTCGAAGCTACGTCCAGGACCATCAAACAAAAGGCGACCAGCCGTTCCAGGCGCTCCTCGCACGCCAAATCCAGATTCAGCCCCCCGGACCGCAAGAAGCGACGCGCTTTGCACCGTTACGCGGCCGCAAGGTACTCGCGTTTTCCGATTCCCGGCAGGTAGCAGCGCGACTGGCACCGAATATTCAAATGTATTCAGAGAGAGATTCCCTTCGGCCACTTATCATTAGTGGGTTCGCATGGCTTCAAGAGCAGGATGTACTGAAAAATCATCTCAGCCTTGACGACTTGTATTTTGGTGCTTTGATTGCATCAAAGAGGTTAAATGTGCGCTTGCGCCCGGAAATGCACGACCACGAAAGTTTTGATGCAGAAGTAATAGTCGAAAGGGCAATAAAATCGGGCGATTTAAATAATCCAATGTCTCTATTAGATCTGTTGCTGGATTTACGTTCCCATCACCCGCCGCATTCTTTGCTCAGTAGTATGCTAACAACATTGACTGACAGGTTCTGGGGAATGGAGCCACTAGCGCTCGCGACGCTCAGAGAAAAGAATCGCCGTAGCAGTAAGATTCTTGGTCTTCCGCCGATACCGGACATTGCTGAAACCGACAAGACAAAGCTTGCACTTGCTCGCTTTTGGCTCCGTTGCTGGGCCGGTTTCCGCATTGCCCAAATGCCTGATGACTGGGTCGATCGACCGACCTCTGAAGGTTTCCGGGCTCAGTCACGAAAACCAAAATCCAAGATTAAGGCAGTG includes these proteins:
- a CDS encoding Druantia anti-phage system protein DruA, producing MKKSSRAVVSTTPREANLKRKLRAHLQSLGFTKSEDGALQVPGNDKGIIRTLHRAQREERLRANHEFISLKGEKLMRFFALGKEVNPERISPILERVSAGTLHGDLFRLASLTWSVPVSNGFGRRLRYLVWDENNRKLMGLIAIGDPVFNLSVRDKLIGWNTHDRSARLVNLMDAYVLGALPPYNALLGGKLIACLLRSRDLYDDFANAYGSTTGIISQEEKKARLLAITTSSSMGRSSVYNRLKLAGIQYLKSIGYTGGWGHFHIPDRLFAELRDYLRNIDHTYADQHRFGQGPNWRLRTTRVALSALGFKEDMLRHGIQREVFFCQLAANAAKILQTGKGQPDLRSLLSAKEIAELALDRWMIPRSKRRPGYRDWVSSDLVGLFGNQARMLRTQIKKAEMAKRGIAGA